In Poecilia reticulata strain Guanapo linkage group LG17, Guppy_female_1.0+MT, whole genome shotgun sequence, the following proteins share a genomic window:
- the myadmb gene encoding myeloid-associated differentiation marker homolog: MPVVLKSSPLLWTRLAALVFTCVAFSLGLHGAKLYLRTGDFCIFCWAFSFAGTLLVILVELFGLQTRAPVSWKNFPITFACYAALLCLSASIIFPIYFLRGSGEQSEVRDFRIVCTVFSCLATIAYMSEVILTKARPGEVAGYMATAPGLLKVLETFVACVIFVFISEPVLYDRHHSVKYCMSVYCICFILTAVIILLCIGECTGFLPFPFARFLSAYSLLAVVLYLSATIIWPIFNFDPHNGGQKQRPYNCSSAVGLCTWDKCLAVAVLTGVNFILYLADLIYSTRLVFVSA; this comes from the coding sequence ATGCCTGTCGTCCTGAAATCCAGTCCTCTGCTCTGGACGCGGCTGGCTGCGCTGGTCTTCACCTGTGTGGCCTTCTCTTTGGGTTTGCATGGGGCCAAACTCTACCTCCGCACTGGAGACTTTTGCATCTTCTGCTGGGCCTTCAGCTTCGCCGGGACTCTTCTCGTCATCCTGGTGGAGCTTTTCGGCCTGCAGACTAGAGCCCCCGTTTCCTGGAAGAACTTCCCCATCACCTTTGCGTGCTACGCCGCCCTGCTCTGCCTGTCGGCCTCCATCATCTTTCCCATCTACTTCCTGAGGGGTTCTGGAGAACAAAGCGAGGTCCGCGACTTCCGCATCGTGTGCACCGTTTTCTCCTGCCTGGCCACCATTGCCTACATGAGTGAGGTCATCCTCACCAAGGCTCGGCCGGGCGAGGTCGCCGGCTACATGGCCACCGCTCCGGGACTGCTCAAAGTCCTGGAAACCTTCGTGGCCTGCGTCATCTTCGTCTTCATCAGCGAACCCGTTTTGTACGACCGTCACCATTCGGTGAAGTACTGCATGTCGGTGTACTGCATCTGCTTCATCCTGACTGCGGTCATCATCCTGCTCTGCATCGGCGAGTGCACCGGGTTCCTCCCTTTTCCATTCGCCCGCTTCCTGTCCGCCTACTCACTGCTGGCTGTCGTCCTCTATCTGTCAGCAACCATCATCTGGCCGATCTTCAACTTTGACCCCCATAATGGCGGCCAGAAACAGAGACCATACAACTGCAGCAGCGCGGTTGGCTTGTGCACCTGGGACAAGTGCCTGGCGGTGGCCGTGCTCACCGGGGTCAACTTTATCCTCTACCTGGCCGACCTTATCTACTCCACCCGCCTGGTGTTTGTCAGCGCCTGA